A window from Nitrospira sp. ND1 encodes these proteins:
- a CDS encoding PilZ domain-containing protein, with amino-acid sequence MKNQRKHERVHVQFRSHFSMKGKMLAGDGDLTDLSPGGCRILSSVQVLVGAEVELCIFPGDSANPILIDGATVRWCQPNEFGLSFTKIRVPVQRQLTDVWRKLAKPA; translated from the coding sequence ATGAAGAATCAACGCAAGCATGAACGTGTTCACGTTCAGTTTCGCAGTCATTTTTCGATGAAGGGGAAGATGCTGGCCGGAGACGGGGATCTGACCGACCTGTCTCCCGGCGGCTGTCGTATTCTCAGCTCGGTGCAGGTTCTGGTCGGCGCCGAGGTGGAGCTGTGCATTTTCCCGGGGGACAGTGCCAACCCCATTCTCATCGATGGGGCCACCGTGCGCTGGTGTCAGCCGAACGAATTCGGTCTCTCGTTTACGAAGATCCGAGTGCCTGTGCAGCGCCAACTGACCGATGTCTGGCGCAAACTCGCCAAACCCGCCTAG
- a CDS encoding DUF5069 domain-containing protein yields the protein MTQPAYPRSPKVLLGGIAHLGRFIDKVRLRHAGKIQDYNYITVGFDKYLIDFLQIDPKAFEQQVLAGGSDESLLAWVKTHGRKHSEQEIAEWSKGILTGGPKDDAARQRYQGRLQDIATKRGVPVTALPPATTWVHAIELDEGRM from the coding sequence ATGACTCAACCAGCCTATCCCCGCAGTCCCAAAGTCCTCCTCGGAGGCATCGCCCACTTGGGCCGGTTTATCGACAAGGTTCGCTTGCGGCATGCAGGCAAGATTCAGGACTATAACTACATCACGGTCGGGTTCGATAAGTACCTGATCGACTTTCTGCAGATCGACCCGAAAGCCTTCGAGCAGCAGGTGTTGGCTGGTGGAAGCGATGAGTCGTTACTGGCTTGGGTCAAGACTCACGGCCGTAAGCATTCGGAACAAGAAATTGCCGAGTGGTCGAAGGGCATCCTCACCGGTGGCCCCAAAGACGACGCGGCCAGGCAGCGGTATCAGGGCCGCCTGCAGGACATCGCCACAAAGCGAGGCGTACCGGTGACCGCGCTCCCTCCCGCAACCACCTGGGTCCATGCGATCGAGCTGGACGAAGGCCGGATGTAA
- a CDS encoding bifunctional nuclease family protein — MSATTRFWLVFPLLSLVLALSVSDPQARAGEAGSSPNVTISDVRVRLSDHGPVVLLSADGKTIPVFVDHTVAASIQAALTGEKLPRPLSHDLMHTILESLGGRVVRTVITLKAGTYYGSLTVAFQGQEKVFDSRSSDSIALAIHFQAPILVGRDMLDAVGTSIGEPKPEAL, encoded by the coding sequence ATGAGCGCGACGACACGATTTTGGTTGGTGTTTCCGCTCCTCTCACTGGTGCTGGCGTTGTCCGTTTCCGATCCCCAAGCCCGTGCCGGCGAGGCCGGCAGTTCTCCCAATGTGACCATCAGCGATGTGCGTGTGCGGCTCTCCGATCACGGCCCCGTGGTCCTGCTCTCGGCGGACGGCAAAACCATTCCCGTCTTTGTCGATCACACGGTTGCCGCCTCCATTCAAGCGGCCTTGACCGGTGAGAAATTGCCCCGCCCGCTTTCCCACGACCTGATGCATACCATTCTCGAGTCGCTCGGTGGTCGTGTGGTCCGGACCGTGATTACCCTCAAAGCGGGAACGTATTACGGAAGTTTGACTGTGGCGTTCCAGGGGCAGGAAAAGGTCTTCGACAGCCGGTCCTCAGACTCCATTGCCTTGGCGATTCACTTCCAGGCGCCCATTCTCGTGGGACGAGATATGTTGGATGCGGTCGGCACGTCGATAGGGGAACCCAAGCCGGAAGCCCTGTAG
- a CDS encoding MBL fold metallo-hydrolase, translating to MIRKTFSVPPLGCNCSIIGDPITKQAIVVDPGGAPERILQEVRAMGLTVVSIVHTHAHFDHFLASGAMKQATGAALCLHPDDRPLWDILEMQCRMFGVPYVPAPPPDYWLKDEERLAIGELEGIALHTPGHTPGSMCFHFPAAKLVVAGDTLFRGSIGRTDLWGGDFDVIEQSIRERLYTLDEQTAVVTGHGPETEIGRERETNSFVRA from the coding sequence ATGATTCGCAAGACCTTTTCCGTTCCGCCGCTCGGTTGTAACTGTTCGATCATCGGAGATCCGATCACGAAACAAGCGATTGTGGTCGATCCGGGCGGGGCACCCGAGCGCATTCTGCAGGAAGTCCGCGCGATGGGGTTGACGGTGGTGAGCATTGTGCACACCCATGCGCATTTCGATCACTTTCTCGCATCGGGAGCGATGAAGCAGGCGACCGGCGCCGCACTCTGCCTGCATCCCGATGATCGTCCTCTGTGGGACATTCTGGAGATGCAGTGCCGCATGTTCGGCGTGCCCTATGTCCCGGCGCCACCGCCGGACTATTGGTTGAAGGATGAGGAGCGGTTGGCGATCGGCGAGTTGGAAGGGATCGCGTTGCACACGCCCGGGCATACCCCCGGTTCCATGTGTTTTCACTTTCCTGCTGCGAAGCTGGTGGTGGCCGGTGACACCTTGTTTCGCGGATCCATCGGCCGCACCGATCTCTGGGGCGGAGATTTTGATGTCATCGAACAGTCGATCCGGGAACGACTGTATACGCTCGACGAACAGACTGCCGTGGTCACCGGGCACGGGCCCGAGACGGAGATTGGCCGGGAGCGGGAGACCAATTCCTTTGTGCGAGCCTAG
- a CDS encoding DEAD/DEAH box helicase, whose product METIDELTAFLTTATVDGILGRLLYRGAAWSLMRAEGKLPPNAPPLGGAIDTDLAEHGFALLRGAMALRAQAGASELTSKAFERAANAFEALVRNADPEAPDRGFRRTIAACAYHLAGFSAVAYSLFNETAGDLNTSPGEKAIRHLILRDLDQLRGFVRGWLDDEAHGDEQIAQALRGEEPDVDEVLSTILNTTICRALLFFDFALETGEYQPIESARALLATAVSLADNAGNVPLWWISNLCRHLIDDLWQHSLHQNLPTEPPKGTEETYPDLRRLFISSLYARKTSEVELWPSQREAARRSTDVTDDLVVALPTSAGKTRVAEIAALMTLSYARRVLIVTPLRALSAQAERSFRKTFAPLGFKVSSLYGASGLSAGDEDALRICEIIIATPEKLDFALRSDPSLIDNVGLIVLDEGHMIGPSEREIRYETLVQRLLRRSDAAERRIVCLSAILPSGDELDDLTAWIRADEPGEPVRSGWRPTRQRFGALTWRGKDALLQFDLDDDGPFLDRFVVEKPALGTERKPYPRANSHLALFAAWEFARQGKRTLIFSTQANWVEGYGKQVVDLCKRGYLDSLLDDKMSIARALEVGKEWLGEDHPAVASLKAGVAIHHGRLPSPFLRELEILLSEGVLKVIVASPTLSQGLNLNAAVLLVPALHRSSKKIKGEEFANVAGRAGRAFVDVEGLIVHVMFDKIRWRKKEWRGLVASAKARTLKSGLIQIVAEILNRLTREGVLDREDAWEYLANSREAWRSPDEEAVVADRLTPAVEYSAEDDAEEGSSGDEEDSIDERPLSHLVERLDSTVFGLIEALDADRADLPKLLDEALKGSLWARQIAREEEDVAPLHRKVLGARADLIWRTTIAQARRGHFAMGVGLEAGLTIDAMADELAELVDRADAAALGGDVDELAHALSSLGERLLFMRPFIPDKANALPENWKAILRSWVSGEEVSKIGQQNMRSVEESFTYRLVWALEAVRTRRMSLGWSPETVAGGAAAAIETGVPQFMMAMLIRAGLPSRRAAMAAIENAKPVFVTPAEMRAWLESDEITAYTDAGGWPTADTAALWARFRTEALNVGIQKWSVEHYKRLLDAEAPPPSGLYRIVTDEGDGRTWLTTPDYQPVAAFKKPAVDPKPSLFSGRLPEKGRLVEALRVGRGKLSWPRADP is encoded by the coding sequence TTGGAGACGATTGACGAACTGACGGCGTTCCTGACGACTGCGACCGTAGACGGTATCCTTGGGCGTCTCCTCTATCGTGGCGCGGCCTGGTCGCTCATGCGGGCAGAGGGCAAACTGCCGCCCAATGCGCCGCCCCTTGGGGGGGCAATTGACACTGATCTCGCCGAACACGGCTTTGCCCTGCTCCGAGGCGCGATGGCCCTGCGTGCTCAAGCTGGTGCTTCGGAGCTGACCAGCAAGGCTTTCGAGCGTGCTGCCAATGCGTTTGAAGCCCTAGTGCGCAACGCTGACCCCGAGGCGCCTGATCGCGGGTTCCGCCGTACCATAGCCGCCTGTGCGTACCATCTGGCCGGCTTCTCGGCCGTCGCCTATTCGCTCTTCAACGAGACGGCAGGCGACCTCAACACATCGCCGGGCGAAAAGGCGATCCGCCATCTGATCCTGCGAGATCTTGACCAGTTGCGTGGCTTCGTTCGCGGATGGCTGGACGACGAGGCTCATGGTGACGAGCAGATCGCTCAAGCCTTGCGGGGCGAAGAACCCGACGTTGACGAGGTGCTGTCGACCATCCTCAATACGACGATCTGTCGGGCCCTGCTGTTCTTCGATTTCGCGCTTGAGACGGGCGAATACCAGCCGATTGAAAGCGCACGGGCTTTGCTTGCCACGGCAGTTAGCCTGGCAGACAACGCTGGGAATGTTCCGCTGTGGTGGATTTCGAACCTCTGCCGCCACCTAATCGACGATCTGTGGCAGCACTCGTTGCACCAGAACCTGCCGACCGAGCCGCCCAAAGGCACAGAGGAAACATATCCGGACCTGCGGCGACTGTTCATTTCTTCGCTCTATGCTCGCAAGACTTCGGAGGTGGAGCTATGGCCGTCACAACGTGAAGCCGCCCGACGTTCCACGGACGTCACGGACGATTTAGTCGTTGCCCTACCAACTAGCGCGGGAAAGACTCGGGTGGCTGAGATCGCCGCCCTGATGACCCTGTCCTACGCACGACGGGTGCTGATCGTCACGCCGCTGCGCGCCTTATCGGCTCAGGCCGAGAGGTCCTTCAGAAAGACCTTTGCGCCTCTCGGCTTCAAGGTCTCCTCGCTCTACGGCGCCAGCGGCCTTTCGGCCGGTGATGAAGACGCTCTACGCATCTGCGAGATCATAATTGCGACGCCCGAAAAGCTCGACTTCGCACTAAGAAGTGATCCGTCACTGATCGACAATGTAGGGCTTATCGTCCTCGATGAAGGGCACATGATCGGTCCGAGTGAGCGCGAAATCCGCTACGAGACTCTGGTGCAGCGTTTACTTCGGCGTTCAGACGCGGCCGAACGCCGGATCGTCTGTCTTTCCGCAATCTTGCCGAGCGGCGACGAACTCGACGACCTCACGGCCTGGATTCGTGCCGACGAACCAGGTGAACCGGTGCGTTCTGGCTGGCGTCCCACGCGACAGCGGTTTGGTGCGCTCACTTGGCGCGGCAAGGACGCGCTCCTACAGTTCGACCTCGACGACGATGGTCCTTTTCTCGACAGGTTCGTTGTGGAGAAACCAGCGCTAGGGACGGAGCGGAAGCCTTATCCACGGGCGAACTCCCATCTAGCTTTGTTCGCAGCATGGGAGTTCGCGAGGCAGGGCAAGCGCACCCTGATTTTCTCCACCCAGGCGAACTGGGTCGAGGGGTATGGCAAACAGGTCGTGGATCTTTGTAAACGCGGTTATCTGGACTCGTTGCTAGATGACAAGATGTCGATCGCCCGCGCTCTGGAGGTCGGCAAGGAATGGCTAGGCGAGGATCATCCCGCTGTGGCTAGCCTGAAGGCGGGCGTCGCAATCCACCATGGCCGACTCCCGAGCCCGTTCCTGCGTGAGCTGGAGATTCTTCTGTCCGAGGGCGTGCTGAAGGTGATCGTCGCCTCGCCCACGCTCTCGCAGGGTCTCAACCTCAACGCCGCTGTCCTGCTGGTGCCCGCGCTCCATCGGTCGAGCAAGAAGATCAAAGGCGAGGAGTTCGCTAACGTTGCTGGCCGTGCGGGTCGTGCGTTCGTCGACGTCGAGGGGCTGATCGTCCATGTTATGTTCGACAAGATTAGATGGCGCAAGAAAGAATGGAGGGGGCTGGTCGCCTCCGCCAAGGCTCGCACGCTAAAAAGCGGTCTTATCCAGATCGTTGCTGAGATTCTTAACCGTCTGACGCGCGAGGGTGTTCTGGATCGAGAGGACGCTTGGGAATATCTCGCCAATTCCCGCGAAGCCTGGCGATCGCCTGACGAAGAAGCTGTGGTGGCTGATCGTCTGACTCCTGCCGTGGAATACAGTGCGGAAGACGATGCCGAAGAAGGCAGTAGCGGCGACGAAGAGGATAGCATCGACGAAAGGCCTCTGTCCCATCTCGTCGAACGCCTCGATTCAACCGTGTTTGGTCTGATCGAAGCATTGGATGCTGATCGAGCTGACCTACCGAAGCTCTTGGACGAAGCACTTAAGGGATCGCTCTGGGCTCGTCAGATCGCCCGTGAAGAAGAGGATGTCGCCCCTCTGCACAGAAAGGTGCTCGGCGCACGCGCCGACCTCATCTGGAGGACGACCATAGCGCAAGCACGGCGCGGACATTTCGCTATGGGAGTCGGGCTAGAAGCTGGCCTAACCATCGACGCCATGGCCGACGAGTTGGCCGAACTTGTCGACCGGGCCGACGCCGCCGCGCTGGGCGGTGACGTCGACGAACTCGCCCACGCGCTTAGCAGTCTCGGCGAACGCCTTCTATTTATGCGGCCATTCATCCCCGACAAGGCGAACGCGTTGCCGGAAAATTGGAAGGCTATCCTTCGCAGTTGGGTGTCCGGGGAGGAAGTCTCCAAAATCGGACAGCAGAACATGCGGTCAGTCGAAGAGTCCTTCACCTATCGCTTAGTCTGGGCGCTGGAAGCCGTTCGCACCCGTAGAATGTCCCTTGGTTGGTCGCCGGAAACGGTGGCGGGCGGCGCAGCGGCTGCGATCGAAACCGGCGTCCCGCAGTTCATGATGGCGATGCTGATCCGCGCGGGCCTTCCGTCAAGGCGGGCGGCTATGGCGGCGATCGAGAATGCGAAGCCTGTCTTCGTCACGCCTGCGGAGATGCGGGCGTGGCTCGAGTCCGACGAGATCACAGCCTACACCGACGCTGGCGGGTGGCCCACGGCCGACACCGCCGCACTATGGGCACGATTCCGAACCGAAGCCCTCAACGTCGGCATTCAGAAATGGTCAGTCGAACACTACAAGCGGTTGCTCGACGCTGAGGCCCCCCCGCCCTCCGGCCTCTACCGCATCGTCACCGACGAGGGTGATGGACGGACTTGGCTCACAACCCCCGACTACCAACCGGTCGCAGCATTCAAGAAGCCAGCTGTCGACCCTAAACCCAGCCTCTTCTCGGGCCGGCTGCCAGAAAAGGGTAGGCTCGTGGAAGCCTTGCGCGTCGGCCGCGGAAAACTGAGCTGGCCGCGCGCCGATCCGTAA
- the trpS gene encoding tryptophan--tRNA ligase, producing the protein MTTGQKRVLSGMQPSGLLHLGNWLGALENWNALQEQYECFFFVADWHALSSNYADTSRIKEYVRELLIDWLAAGIDPKRATVFVQSQVPDHAILHLLFSMIIPVSWLERNPTYKEKQEEIKERDLSTYGFLGYPVLQAADILLYKPDFVPVGKDQLPHLELTRELARRFNSLYRPVFPDPQEHLTKFAKVLGTDGRKMSKSYGNAINLSDQEPVVRQKIKTMITDPARVRRHDPGNPDVCPVYDFHKIFSPLPVIEQVNQDCRKAAIGCIDCKKLVADRVVERLAPMWDARATLTQHPSRLDEIAEDGRRRATAVSSQTMAEVRDAMKI; encoded by the coding sequence GCGCTGCAGGAGCAGTACGAGTGCTTCTTCTTCGTGGCGGACTGGCATGCCTTATCCTCCAACTACGCCGACACCAGCCGCATCAAAGAATATGTGCGGGAACTGCTGATCGATTGGCTGGCAGCCGGGATCGACCCGAAGCGCGCCACCGTTTTCGTCCAGTCCCAGGTGCCGGACCATGCCATTCTCCATCTGTTGTTTTCCATGATCATTCCGGTCTCCTGGCTGGAACGAAACCCGACCTACAAGGAGAAACAGGAAGAGATCAAGGAGCGCGACCTGAGCACCTACGGCTTTCTGGGCTACCCGGTCCTGCAGGCCGCGGACATCCTCCTCTACAAGCCCGATTTCGTGCCGGTCGGCAAAGACCAGTTGCCGCACCTCGAACTCACTCGCGAACTCGCGCGCCGTTTCAACAGCCTTTATCGTCCGGTGTTTCCAGACCCGCAGGAACACCTCACCAAGTTTGCGAAGGTCCTGGGCACCGACGGGCGCAAGATGAGCAAGAGCTACGGCAACGCCATCAACCTCTCCGATCAGGAACCCGTCGTCCGGCAGAAAATCAAGACCATGATCACCGATCCGGCGCGGGTGCGACGCCACGACCCCGGCAACCCGGATGTCTGCCCCGTCTACGACTTTCACAAGATTTTCTCACCGCTGCCGGTGATCGAGCAGGTCAACCAAGACTGTCGCAAGGCGGCTATCGGTTGCATCGATTGCAAGAAGCTGGTGGCCGATCGGGTGGTGGAGCGCCTGGCACCGATGTGGGACGCCCGCGCCACCCTTACCCAGCATCCGTCGCGCCTGGACGAGATCGCCGAAGACGGGCGCCGCCGCGCCACGGCCGTCTCATCCCAGACCATGGCCGAAGTGCGCGACGCCATGAAGATCTAA
- a CDS encoding SUMF1/EgtB/PvdO family nonheme iron enzyme, which translates to MPARSVLPGMASIPRYVGLAILFLISAWSSPSFPAANRAPSPPPSAELAKHLTSIAKLTTGSPTIRIPEGPFLLGSVRVDDDPYGMGTQFDDTELPQHRVWMDAYEIDRDEISLGEYLSYLFAHKLHPSKDLQHLIWHVITVHSVTDETLAQWPALYVTWKEADSLCRSLGKRLPTEAEWEKAARGPDGNRFPWGDTLPDSTLAMFGQHHVHEIPILAPVSSGEAGKSYYGVHHMAGNVAEWVNDWFGFDYYAYMPERNPPGPTSGRYKSLRGGSWKSRPIMLRTATRSGAPADQRSATVGFRCAKSVPPSAAP; encoded by the coding sequence ATGCCTGCACGTTCCGTCTTACCGGGAATGGCTTCCATTCCACGCTACGTAGGCCTTGCAATCCTGTTCCTCATCTCAGCCTGGTCCAGCCCGAGTTTCCCCGCTGCCAACCGAGCCCCCAGTCCTCCACCTTCTGCTGAACTGGCCAAGCACCTGACATCAATCGCCAAACTCACGACCGGTTCGCCTACCATTCGAATTCCCGAAGGGCCGTTCCTGCTAGGCAGCGTCCGGGTGGATGACGATCCCTATGGGATGGGCACACAGTTCGACGATACGGAACTTCCACAGCACCGGGTCTGGATGGATGCCTACGAAATCGACCGCGACGAAATCAGCCTCGGTGAATATCTCTCCTATCTATTCGCTCACAAGCTGCATCCCTCAAAGGACCTCCAGCACCTGATCTGGCACGTGATCACAGTGCACTCCGTCACCGATGAGACGCTGGCCCAGTGGCCCGCCTTATACGTGACCTGGAAAGAAGCCGACAGCCTGTGCCGCTCATTGGGCAAACGCCTGCCGACCGAAGCGGAATGGGAGAAAGCCGCGCGCGGGCCGGACGGAAATCGCTTCCCCTGGGGGGACACCCTCCCCGACAGTACACTCGCCATGTTCGGGCAACATCACGTGCATGAAATCCCGATTCTGGCGCCTGTGAGCAGCGGCGAGGCGGGGAAAAGTTACTACGGAGTCCACCACATGGCGGGGAATGTCGCCGAATGGGTCAACGACTGGTTCGGCTTCGATTATTACGCCTACATGCCGGAACGCAATCCGCCCGGACCGACCAGCGGCCGGTACAAAAGCCTGCGCGGCGGGTCCTGGAAAAGCCGGCCGATCATGCTCAGGACCGCCACCCGCAGCGGCGCACCTGCCGATCAGCGCTCCGCCACCGTGGGCTTTCGTTGTGCCAAATCGGTGCCGCCTTCAGCCGCACCGTAA